A genomic segment from Bacillus cereus G9842 encodes:
- a CDS encoding phage portal protein has protein sequence MRVQGDRNFMNPVEIVMPVRTALGDSEWTRIMSEVRLYERYDGDLNVWSDYKKPDNLDYEPTKIQLNYPQKIVNMIAAWQFEKEPKVTVPPDVIDDPALMIQSGYEPSEEQQAENSRAKAKERLLTWVWDDNRMHEKLLAAAKDRAISKTGVYARIHYDKRRGEFKVIWHPSTEVIAKYSDWDIDQLEEIHFIAWLDEEQTKMWKLSYYLVWHEEAGEYDCEIEEAVYNGDLEKQEDRVERSSMGIDFIPVVPVPTEKLSKRTTGYSELEKTIKLSDEIDKKMSDYSDALRFEMFAITLLTNVDEDPKNPLQVAPGAKWDLGDGAEDVGEPSAKKLESGFRFKETIEAYLDRLQKRLHEKAEVPMVNTADMNTGGINDMAVQLLFSNIISKTQRSWVIWQSRLQTLNEYILRYMKARQYDPKFKYDKAMLAKVDNYYASKIIFGLPLPQDQKALIEQLGDEISNEIESIKGAITRSGKENAEQKFMEIMQERMLKRQSQDPYNEK, from the coding sequence ATGAGAGTACAAGGTGATCGTAATTTTATGAATCCAGTGGAAATTGTAATGCCAGTTCGTACCGCACTCGGCGATTCTGAGTGGACACGCATTATGTCTGAGGTTCGCTTGTATGAGCGTTATGACGGAGACTTAAACGTATGGTCTGATTATAAAAAACCAGACAATCTCGACTACGAACCTACGAAAATACAACTTAATTATCCTCAAAAAATCGTAAACATGATTGCAGCGTGGCAATTTGAAAAAGAACCAAAAGTCACAGTTCCTCCTGATGTAATAGATGACCCGGCACTTATGATTCAATCAGGATATGAACCTAGTGAGGAACAACAAGCAGAAAACAGTAGAGCGAAAGCAAAGGAACGGTTATTAACATGGGTTTGGGATGACAACCGAATGCATGAGAAGTTATTAGCAGCAGCAAAAGATAGGGCTATTTCAAAAACAGGTGTGTATGCTCGGATTCATTATGATAAACGTCGCGGTGAATTTAAGGTTATTTGGCATCCATCCACAGAAGTTATCGCAAAGTATAGCGACTGGGATATAGATCAGCTGGAAGAGATTCATTTTATTGCATGGCTTGATGAAGAACAAACGAAAATGTGGAAGTTATCTTATTACTTAGTTTGGCATGAAGAAGCGGGTGAGTACGACTGTGAAATTGAAGAAGCAGTCTACAATGGCGATTTAGAAAAGCAAGAGGATAGAGTTGAGCGTTCATCAATGGGTATTGATTTTATTCCCGTTGTACCTGTGCCAACTGAAAAGCTCAGTAAGCGAACTACAGGTTATAGTGAACTTGAAAAAACGATTAAGCTTTCTGATGAAATCGACAAAAAGATGTCTGATTACTCAGATGCGCTACGTTTTGAAATGTTCGCTATTACGTTGCTAACGAATGTAGACGAGGATCCAAAGAATCCACTACAAGTTGCACCAGGTGCGAAATGGGATTTAGGTGACGGCGCTGAAGATGTAGGTGAACCAAGCGCTAAAAAGCTGGAAAGTGGATTTAGATTTAAAGAAACTATTGAAGCGTATCTGGACCGATTGCAAAAACGCCTACATGAAAAAGCAGAGGTACCAATGGTGAATACGGCTGATATGAATACAGGTGGTATAAATGACATGGCCGTGCAGCTTTTATTCAGTAATATCATTTCAAAAACACAACGCTCATGGGTTATATGGCAATCACGCCTCCAAACCTTAAATGAGTATATTTTGCGTTATATGAAAGCAAGACAGTATGATCCAAAATTCAAATACGATAAAGCGATGTTAGCAAAAGTAGATAACTATTATGCTAGCAAGATTATTTTCGGTTTACCGTTACCACAAGATCAAAAAGCACTTATCGAACAGTTAGGGGATGAAATTTCTAACGAAATCGAATCAATTAAAGGTGCTATTACGAGAAGTGGTAAAGAAAATGCGGAACAAAAGTTC
- a CDS encoding phBC6A51 family helix-turn-helix protein: MAKLDELKQKLTAKQIQAAYLLVENELMESNNEEKRTQDEMANELGINRTTLWEWRTKNQDFIAFKSEVADSFLAEKREQVYSKLMQLILGPQPSVKAMQLYMQRFGLLTDKKVIEGDLGNATRTNAEIEEQLQKLKKLTGE; this comes from the coding sequence ATGGCGAAGTTAGACGAGTTAAAACAGAAACTTACGGCTAAACAAATTCAAGCGGCGTACTTGCTTGTAGAAAATGAGTTGATGGAATCGAATAACGAGGAAAAAAGAACTCAAGACGAAATGGCGAACGAGCTTGGTATAAACCGGACGACGCTTTGGGAGTGGCGAACTAAGAATCAGGACTTCATCGCATTCAAGAGTGAAGTGGCCGATAGTTTTCTCGCAGAGAAGCGTGAGCAGGTGTATAGCAAGTTAATGCAGTTAATTTTAGGGCCGCAACCGAGTGTAAAAGCTATGCAATTGTATATGCAGCGATTTGGTTTACTGACTGATAAGAAAGTAATCGAGGGTGATCTAGGAAATGCGACCCGTACAAATGCGGAAATCGAAGAACAGCTTCAGAAATTAAAAAAATTGACGGGCGAGTAA
- the terL gene encoding phage terminase large subunit translates to MAYIDGKWLARHERQERINLVAERAKKLQELYETGEATEYYMDTLLADIDELEKLKRVHRGEHDMLYFMYEYFSEEGNPGNPDNLIPAGVKMDDAAEFHQTLCELLDDITTGREKKKKVAWSVGRGHAKTAYLSNGYLCHQVVYRLKQYIVLISETSDVAGDFISWARDQLKYNEKLRGDFGILLHEQKSRNEVDNDKEFVTLTNTKVEAKGIGTQVRGLRHGSKRVQLYILDDLESKENTATVDLIAKNKRWFKEELLPGLSRQEGACIYMGTIVCYDSLLHHVIKNRRDFVSRSFPAILKWSEREDLWQEWREIRQVDEEGASDKAREFYEQNKEEMLRGIKTLWPSHFPYIDLMEIREDDGTKAFNQEYLCNPTDEERQIFKPKYFTYCTEDDLKDKKLLYYGAVDFAMGKEKGDYSVVVTLAKNVETGTCYIIDIFMERVHPNTLLEKAVEYTLAYQYESIAVEAQQAQEWFAEKVAEALQKKGYPSSTRLKQIKQRTRKALRIESLLPDIQSGKLRFMKHLRALLEQFEMYPMHPHDDGPDAVQMAFSIAYKRARRKAGTTGNSRY, encoded by the coding sequence ATGGCATATATAGACGGTAAATGGTTAGCCCGTCATGAACGTCAGGAGCGTATCAATCTTGTAGCGGAAAGAGCAAAGAAGTTACAGGAGTTATACGAAACTGGTGAGGCTACAGAATATTACATGGATACACTACTTGCTGACATCGATGAGTTAGAAAAGTTAAAAAGGGTGCACCGCGGGGAACATGACATGCTGTATTTCATGTATGAGTATTTCTCTGAAGAAGGAAATCCCGGGAATCCTGATAACTTAATTCCGGCTGGGGTAAAGATGGATGATGCTGCAGAGTTTCACCAAACGTTATGTGAGCTATTAGATGACATCACAACAGGTAGGGAGAAAAAGAAAAAAGTAGCATGGAGTGTAGGACGTGGTCATGCAAAAACCGCTTATCTAAGTAACGGTTATTTGTGTCATCAAGTCGTGTATCGATTAAAGCAGTATATTGTTTTGATTTCTGAAACATCCGATGTAGCCGGTGACTTTATATCTTGGGCACGTGATCAGCTAAAGTATAACGAGAAATTACGTGGGGATTTCGGAATCTTACTTCATGAACAAAAAAGCCGAAATGAAGTGGATAACGATAAAGAGTTTGTGACTTTAACAAACACGAAAGTCGAAGCAAAAGGTATAGGGACACAGGTACGTGGGTTACGCCACGGTTCCAAAAGGGTTCAGCTCTATATTTTGGATGACTTGGAGAGTAAAGAAAATACCGCGACAGTTGATTTAATCGCGAAAAATAAGCGTTGGTTCAAGGAAGAATTGCTTCCAGGTTTGAGTCGTCAAGAAGGTGCTTGTATTTATATGGGTACCATCGTTTGTTACGACAGTTTATTGCATCATGTTATTAAAAACCGTCGTGATTTTGTATCAAGATCATTCCCAGCAATTCTGAAATGGTCAGAGCGCGAAGACTTATGGCAAGAATGGCGTGAGATTCGTCAGGTGGATGAAGAGGGCGCTTCTGATAAAGCTCGTGAATTTTATGAGCAGAACAAAGAAGAAATGCTCCGTGGTATAAAAACGTTATGGCCATCACATTTCCCTTACATCGATTTGATGGAAATTAGAGAAGATGACGGTACCAAAGCGTTTAACCAGGAGTATTTATGTAACCCGACTGATGAGGAAAGACAGATATTTAAACCTAAATATTTCACGTACTGTACTGAAGATGATTTAAAAGATAAAAAACTTTTGTATTACGGTGCGGTTGATTTCGCAATGGGAAAAGAAAAAGGTGACTACAGCGTAGTAGTTACACTTGCGAAAAACGTGGAAACAGGCACGTGCTACATTATCGATATTTTTATGGAGCGTGTGCATCCAAATACATTGTTAGAAAAGGCTGTAGAATACACGCTGGCATATCAATATGAATCGATTGCAGTAGAGGCGCAACAAGCGCAGGAGTGGTTCGCGGAGAAGGTTGCTGAAGCATTACAGAAAAAAGGATATCCTTCATCGACGCGCTTAAAACAAATTAAGCAACGTACACGAAAAGCACTACGTATTGAGTCATTATTACCTGATATACAGAGTGGTAAATTACGTTTTATGAAACATTTACGTGCTTTATTGGAGCAATTTGAAATGTATCCAATGCATCCGCATGATGATGGTCCGGATGCAGTTCAAATGGCTTTTTCTATTGCATATAAACGTGCAAGACGTAAAGCGGGAACTACAGGAAATTCAAGATATTGA